Proteins encoded by one window of Culicoides brevitarsis isolate CSIRO-B50_1 chromosome 2, AGI_CSIRO_Cbre_v1, whole genome shotgun sequence:
- the LOC134829368 gene encoding large ribosomal subunit protein uL13m-like translates to MSLVKRGQQWGTFAKIWHIYDCKWQNPFQSAELIKRALLGLHKPIYHPMNYCGDHVVCINTKDIALPGTEWTKRAYFHHTGYPGGATWTLAWELHTKDKTMIMKKAVYSSMRGNLQRRHVMQCLHLFPDDKVPEEIMQNVTSQIRQPRAVPTRLDHIDKETLESFPQLLDFPKNYVLR, encoded by the exons ATGTCACTCGTTAAAAGGGGTCAG CAATGGGGAACCTTCGCAAAGATCTGGCACATTTACGATTGCAAATGGCAAAACCCCTTTCAGTCGGCGGAACTCATTAAAAGGGCTTTATTGGGTCTCCACAAGCCCATTTATCATCCAATGA attattgcGGCGATCACGTCGTCTGTATCAATACGAAAGACATCGCGCTGCCAGGCACGGAATGGACTAAACGCGCGTATTTTCATCACACGGGCTATCCGGGCGGTGCAACGTGGACCTTGGCATGGGAGTTGCATACCAAAGACAAAACTATGATCATGAAAAAGGCGGTTTACAGTTCGATGCGTGGAAATTTGCAGCGAAGACATGTGATGCAGTGCCTCCATTTGTTCCCCGATGACAAAGTGCCGGAAGAAATAATGCAAAATGTGACGTCGCAAATTAGGCAACCGAGAGCCGTTCCCACGAGATTGGATCATATTGACAAAGAAACGCTGGAAAGTTTCCCGCAGCTCTTGGATTTCccgaaaaattatgttttgcgATAA